In Alcaligenes faecalis, the sequence CGCGTGCGGCCTGGAAGGAGTAATTGACCATTACGCTTTCCACATCGCGCTCGGCATTGAGCTGAACCGAAGTCACCAGCACTTCTTCCAGGGTGATTTTGGAGTATTCCACCTGCTCGCCACCGGCCTTGCACACCGACAGTTCCACCTTGCCCAGGTGCTTGCCGCTGGCGCAATGCTTCATCACGGCAGGGGCGGCCTTGTCGATGCGGGCGACCACATGCAGATCGTTGAAATTGGCCTTGCCCTGGCCGCCACCGCCGCCCGAGCTCATGCTTCCGGGTTGCGAAGCGCCCCACGAGAAGGACTGGATATCGGTCCAATCCTTGTGGTTGGAATCTTTGGATTCGCCATTGGCGCCTTCAATTTTCATGAACATATCAACAGACACGCTTTTCTCCTTGGAGGTCGAATAAGGCCATCAAAAGGCCAGGGTGGGAATCAGTTCTGCTCGCCTTTCAGTGACGGCAAGCGGGACACCAGGCGCAGGGAAACCGTCAGGCCTTCCAGCTGGTAATGCGGGCGCAAGAAGAATTTGGCGGCGTAATAACCGGGGTTGTCCGGCACTTCCTGCACCGAGACTTCGGCAGCGGCCAATGGCTTGCGCGCCTTGGTTTCCTGCGAGGAGTTGGTCGGGTCGCCGTCCACGTAATTCATGATCCAGCCGTTCAGCCAGCGCTCCATATCGTCGCGCTCGCGGAAGGAACCGATCTTGTCGCGCACAATGCATTTCAGGTAATGCGCGAAACGGCAGCAGGCAAACAGATACGGCAGGCGTGCGGCCAGACGGGCATTGGCGGTGGCGTCTGCGTCGTAATATTCCTGGGGCTTCTGCAAGGACTGGGCGCCGATAAAGGCCGCAAAATCCGAGTTCTTGCGGTGTACCAAAGGCATGAAGCCGTTCTTGGCCAGCTCGGCCTCGCGACGGTCACTGATGGCGATTTCCGTGGGGCATTTGATGTCCACACCGCCATCGTCCGTGGGGAAGGTATGGCAAGGCAGGTTCTCGACCGCACCGCCCGACTCCACACCGCGAATCGCCGTGCACCAGCCAAAATGCTTGAAGGATCGGTTGATATTCACCGCCATGGCATAGGCCGAGTTGGCCCAGGTGTAGCGGTCGTGGCTGGCGCCGTCGGTGTCTTCCTCGAAGTCGAATTCATCCACCGGATTGGTGCGCGCGCCGTAGGGCAAACGTGCCAGAAAACGCGGCATGGCCAGACCCAGATAACGGGCATCATCCGACTCGCGCAGGCTTTGCCAGGCGGCGTACTCGGTATTGGAGAAAATCTTGGTCAGATCACGTGGATTGGCCAGCTCCTGCCAGGACTCCATCTGCATCACGGACGGTGCAGCTCCGGCGATAAAAGGGCTATGCGCGGCAGCGCCGATGCGAGCCAGCTCACCCAGCATTTCCACATCGGGCGGGCTGTGGTCGAAGTGGTAATCCCCCACCAGGCAACCAAAGGGCTCACCACCAAACTGGCCGTATTCCTGTTCGTACACCTTCTTGAACAAGGGGCTTTGATCCCAGGCCACGCCTTTGTAGCGCTTCAGGTTGCGTGCCAGCTCTTTCTTGGTCGCAGGCATCACGCGGATACGCAGCAGCTCATCGGTTTCGGTATTGCTGACCAGATGGTGCAAGCCGCGCCATGCCCCTTCCAGGCGCTGAAATTCGGGGTGATGCAGGATGTGATTGATCTGTTCGGTCATCTTCTGATCGATCTGGGCAATCACCGCCTGAATGGTTTGATAGGCGTCGTCGCTCAAGGTCACGGACTGGTCCAAAGCCTGCTCGGCCAGCGTGGTGACGGCGAACTCAACCGCCTGCTGGGCCTGCTCGGTTTTAGGACGAAATTCCTGCTGCAACAGGCTGGACAGTTCGTCCAGCTGGGCCGTATCGCGAGTTGCGGTCAATGTCTGGGTGGAAGTCATGGGGTGGGCTCCTTATGCTTTGGACTCGCTGTCCTGATCGGGCTGGGACTCGTCCATCGTCAGGGCCTGGGGTGGGCGGCCAGCCAGGGCACGCAAGAGTTCGGGTTGCTGAAGCAGGCGGGACAGCAGTTCTTCCGCCCCGCTTTTGCCGTCCATATAAGTCAGCAAATTCGCCAGTTGAGTCCGGGCTTCCAGCAAGCGGGCCAGGGGTTCTATCTGACGGGCCAGTTCTGCCGGGGAAAAGCTGTCCATGGAGTCAAAAGACACTTCCACACCCAGCACGCCATCGCCCTTCAGGCTGTTGGGAACCTGCATGTTCAGCTTGGGTGCGATGGACTTCATGCGGTCATCGAAGTTGTCCACGTCGATTTCCATAAACTTGCGCTCGCCCAGCTCCGGCTGGCTCTCCGTGTTGTGTCCGGCCAGATCAGCCAGCACACCCATCACGAATGGCAGTTGCACACGATGCTCGGCGCCGTACAGTTCAACGTCGTACTCAATTTGCACACGCGGAGCCCGATTGCGCCCAAGGAATTTCTGGCCGCTGCCAGAATTGGATTTCACAGACATCAGGTCTTCTCCAGTTGATTTATGGAATTAAGAAGCGGCTGTTGCCACTTCGGATCGAGGCATGAAAACCTGGATCTGATCCCAGGCGCCGGGTGCCAGGTCACGAATCAGCTCGTGAAAACCCATGGGCACCAGTTGCTGGGCGCGACGCAACAGCAAAGGGGCAGGATGGCTGGGCTCGTGCTGCTCGAAATACGCCACCAGCTTGTCCAGCAACAGCACCACCTCTTCGCGGGATGAAACATGCAGGTTCTGCCAGCCTGCCAAGCCCATCACCGGGGCGGCCTGATTGGCAGGCTGCGGCGACACAGGACTGGTGGAATGGCTGGCCTGCACAGGTTCGGGGGCAGAAGGGATAGATAGTGACGTCGCCGCATCCAGCACTGCGCAGGCGGCCTCCACGGTGTCCCAGGCCCCATCCAGACGCACGGACCATTCGGCATCCAGATAGCGGTGCACCAAGGCCTCCAGTTCCTGGCGGAACTGGCGCAAACGACTCAAGGCCACGGTCTGGTTCTGGCCTGCGGCAAAGGCGCGGCGCAGCTCTTCGACCAGTCGATCCCGACCGGGCAAACCGGTGTCTTTCTGGCTGCCATCCAGCACGTAGCCGACTTCACGTAAATTCAGTTGGCGATGCCCCAGGCTGACCACGGGGGCTTCACGCATCAGGCGACCCAGACCATCAATGGCCGACAGCCCGGCCAGCGCATTGACGCGTGGCAAGGGGTCCAGTTCGTCGTCTTCATGCAGACGTGGGTGGACGTGCTCCCAGCCTTGTTGCAAGGCATTTAACAGCCAGTCGCACACCTCCACCAAAGCGGGCAGCCCGCCTGTCTGCAAACGCGCCTGAGCCAGCACCACCAGCAAGCGAATATCCGCCGAGCGATCCAGCAAGTCCTGCACCAGACGGACGATGCGCGTCCAGTCCGGAACCTGGGCCGGAATGATGGTTTGGCCAAACTGCTGCTCACCCTGCACTTGCAGAGCCTGCATCAAAGCCAGAAAGTCCGCTTCGTATTCCAGGTTGTCGCCGTAATGGGCGGTTTCGGGAGCCAAAATCCAGGCTGGCTGCCACTGCTCCTGTATGCCTTCGACCATAGCTGTCGTCTCGGATAACTGATCACGGACCCAGTCTAGGAAGCGAAGGTGACACCTTTTTGACGAAAATTTTTCCTTACTTATTTTGCAAAATAGATGTATTTACGCTCTTTTTGAAGCAAATAAAGCAAAAGCGCCGCCCGCAGGCAGCGCTTTTCAAAAGAAGGAAACAGATCAGCGGGGCTAGTTGTCCAACCCCTGCTCCTGTCGCCAGTGCTGGTAGCGTTGCTCCAGAACCGGGCGCAAGGTTTCATAGCTGTTCCAGTCATCAGGCACGTGGTAAATGGAGGGCAAAACCTCGTCATCCAGCGTATCCACGTAATCGTCCAGATACAGCTCGTCGTAATAAAAGTCGCTGAAGGCCTTGCCCAGCTCGGACATATCTTCGCTGACCAGCACATCATCGCAACACTCTTGCAACAGTTGCGAGCCTTTGATCATGTGATCACGGCACTGGCGCACCTCGTTGGGGTAGCGGTCCATAAAAGCATTGGCCAGCAGACCTTTTTCCACCAGCCAGGCCAGATACATGCCGATGTGCGTGCGGCCACCTTGCGGGCCCAGGTCAGAGGGGTAGTCCCCGCCCACATGCCAGTCCACAGCGTCATATTTAACGGGATCAGTGTGCGTTTTCAATGTCGTACCTCCGTAGGTATGCGTATGTTCTTGGGAAGTGGCTGCTTGGGCGCATTCTTGCCAATCAACTCTGCGCCCTTGCTCTCCATCGCCTTGTCCTTGGCCTTCTGGGTTGCGGAGCGGCGCGCTCCCCCGCTCTTGACTTCGACCGCCCGGATTTTGCCCGTGTTCTTGTCCTTGATCAGTATATCGATCACACGGCGGGTCAATGGTGTTTTTGCAGACACCTGCGTGCCCATTACCTCGTGGCCTTCCTGCTTCAGCTCGGCCTCTACCTCGCGCTCGCGCTGCGCACCCCGACGCCGATTGCGTTTAAGCTGCGCCCGCTTGGCTTCGCGGGCTGCCGCCTTGCGCGCCGCCTCCGGCCCGCTACCCGACACACCCTTGCCGCCTTTACCGGCTCCGCCCCCGGCACCACCGCCACCCAGCAACAGCACTTTGAACTGGCTGGGCACCACCCGCATGCCTACCGTGTTGACGGTATTTTGCATGCTGAGACTGGTCAGGCGAGTCGCCGGAATTCCCTTCCACAGTACATTGGGCACGCAGGAAATGGAGCGCGAGCGCGACATTACGGTTTGCGAGATCAAGCCCAAGGCCACGCCCGGATTGTCACCATTACTCAAGGGTATCGTCGTGAGCAAATTATGGGCAGGGCCGCCCTGCAACAGGATGTTCCAGGCATTGGGAATGCCCATCAGTCCCGTCGCGAAATTCGGGTAAGGAATCGGCAACAGAGCCGGTGGTGTCTTGCAGATGTCGGGAAAGGCAATATCCATGCCGCCCCGTTGGCAGTTGGCAAACATCAGGGCTCCTTATTCAAGATTCATGTAACGCGCCGTCCAGCTTTCAGACTCGTGCAAAGCCGAGTCATTGGGCAGGCAGCCTGCGGCCTGTTCTTGCCCGGCCTTGTCCAGCAGGCAGCGATGAAACTGGGTACGTTCAAAGTGCGCGCCATCCCAGCGGGCACGGCGGCAATCTGCGTAGGAGAAATCGGCATAACGCAGCTGGCTATGCTCGAAACGGGCCTGCTCCAGAACCGCTTGCGCGAAGTAGGCTTGCTGCAAAAAGGAAGCACGAAAATCTGCCTCGGGGGCATGGGCTTGAGCCCACAGGCTTTGGGTCAGATTCGCCTCCCGTATCTGCAGCCCCTGGGCCTGCGCCTGAACGAATAAAGCTTGGTTGGCTTGGACTTTGTTCAGCACGGCCTGATTCAGGATGGCTGACTTGAAATTGGTGCCGCACAGACGGGCGTGGCTTAGATCCGCTTGAGTAAAGTCGGACTCCATCAGGACACTGCCGCTGAAATCCAGCCCGGACAGGTTCATGCCCTGGAAATTACAGGCTTTGGCCGTCACCCTGCCCCAGCGACTACCGGCCAGCACACTGCCCCGCCAATCCATTTCGGTGACCACCACATCTTCCAGACGGGTCGATTGCAAGGACAAGTCCCCTGCACGGCAACCGGTCCAGGTGCAGCGCTGCAAAAGGGCTTGATCGAAGTTTCCCGCCTGCAAAACACATTCCGCCCAGTGGGTGTCGCTCCAGGCTCCACCTTGCCAGATCGCCCCCTGTAAATCACAGTCCTGCCACATCACCTCACTGGCTTGAACGTGCTTGCAAGACAGGCCGGCAAGCAGGCATTCCATGAAGGCGCAGCCATCCAGCACAGTGGCGTCCAGTACCGCCCCGCTCAAGTCACATTGATGGAAACGGCTGCCTGCCAGATTGACGCCCAAGGCCTGCACTCGCGGCAGGCGGCAAGAGATGAACACCGCCCCCGAATAATCACCCGGTGGCAAATACAGATCACTGAAATCCAGCCCCAGCAAAGGCTCGCCTTGCCGAATACGCAAACGCAAAGCATGGGCGTCCATCAGGCTTGCCCCCCGGCAGGGTCGCAGCGTGCCGTGCGCAGATACAGATTGCGGCTACGAGTACGTGCATCCGTTTGCAAGCCCATCAGATCAGCACGAAAGAAGTTCACGGTATCCAGCATCGTGCCCTGAACATTCGCGCCCCCGGCCAGGCTATTGCTCATATCCACCTTGTTCAAGATGGCCTGACTAAAGTCGGTCTCAATCAGGATGCAATCGCTTAGGCGGGCCTGCGTCCACTGCGAGCCCTGAAGATTGGCACCGGATAAATCGCAGCGAATCAGCTGGGCCTGCTCAAAACAGGATTGCGACAGATCCAGCCCACGCAAATTGCTTTCTTCCAGGCGAGCACCACGCCAGTCCGACCCCGGCATGGCCAAACCGGACACCACACTTTGACGCCAGGTGCTGTCACGGCAATCGACCACGCCGTCCAACAGACCTAGCAGCCAGGACGTGTCCTCCAGACTGGAGCCCTTCAAGGACAGCCCCCGCAGATCACAGTCCAGCCAGGCGCATTGCTGCAACTGGCAATCCAGATAAGACAAGTCGGACAAGCGAGAGCGCATCAAATACTGCACACCCTGCAAGTGCGAGGCTTCAAAGGTGCAGCGCAGCAGGTCCACATCCAGCCACTCCTGCTCCTGCAAATGGCACTGCTGAAACAAGACATCCTGCCAACTGGACTCACGCGGCTGCCATCGGGCTGCCTGCACCTGACGAAACTGCACGGATTGCAGCACGGCTGCACTGAAATCCACATCGTCCAGTTGGGATTGATCGAATTGAATCTGCTCCAGTCGCGCCCGCACAAAAGTGGCTCCAGAGCAGTCTGCTCCAGCAAACCTGCCTTGCTGTAGAACCGCATCGTTAAAGCAGGTGCCGACACAGCGCACCCCGGAGAAATCGAAGTCCTGCAAATGCAGACCGCTCAAATCCAGGCCCGACAAATTGCGGGTTCCGGCCAGGATCAATTCCACGCGCCTGCGCAGCCGCTGCTGACGCAGGTCGGAAGCAGCAGGCGGTGCAGGGGCATAGGTTTGCATCGCGCGTCTGGCCTCTTCCATGGGCTTGGATAGCAAGCCGGACACAGGTGCCTGGTCGCTGGTCGTTGCATCCAGCTCGTGCAGCATGCGCTGCGTATCGCGAGCCGTAACACGGGTGCTGGCCTGATCCTGAAAGGGAGATTCACGCTGCAAATCCCGCACTTTCTCCATGCCCTCTTCCATCTGCTGACGCGCATCCCATTGCTGGCGATTGGCTTGGCGCACTTCCTGTACCCAATCCGTCCGGTCCACATCCATAGGCTTGGGAGGCCCAGCCTGCGCCAGGGAAAACAGCTCGTTCTGCCAAGCCGGGTGTTCGTGTGCCGCGTCCTGCGCCCATCGCTCCAGGCGCATCCGCATGGTCAAGGACAAAGGGTCGTCTGAACGGGTCTGAAAATCATCCAAAGGCGCGCAGCAGTCAGCGGGTAGCAAATCCTGGTCGCGCAAGGCAAATAACCCGGCCTGATCGCCTTCACTACGCAAGCGCAGCACTTGCTCGTAATGCCCCCGACCACGTGGCATCCCCAAAGGCTCCAGGGCAGGCATCAGCAAATTCACATCTTGTGCCTGCGCGTCCTGGACCGGCACGCTTCCTTGATACAGCAAGAGCATGTGGCCCAAATCAGGGAAGAACCAGACGGTGGTGTGCCGTAGCTCCAGCTTTTGCAGGCCGGGTAGACGACGATCCTGATACCAGCAGATCGCCTCCCACTGCGGCAAGCTGCCGCTCCACTGTGGCCGTTGGGCGTGTAAATGGTGCAGTTCCCAGGAACTGTCTGCGGGCCAAGAGCTTTGTTCACGCCACCACTGATCCGGTTCGGCAGCATTGAAAAAATGCGGGTCCAGACTGTCCAGCATCATGCCGGGATCGCCTTGCTGCCAGGCGGGATCGTATCGACCCGCCAAACGAAAGCGGCGTGGTCGCAAAGGCGACACAGGCCCCAAACCTGCTGGACGCCCCTGCTGTCCCGAACGATACAGACGCCCTTCCCAAGGCTCTACCTGTGGCAAGCAAAGCGGCTCGCCCGGAATGGCTGCTTCCATTCCCATACCGGCAGGGTTGTCGGGATACTGTGGCCCGCCCCAGCTACGGCTGCCATCCAAAGGCACGCGGGTAAAAGGCTCTGCCTCGCCCGGCCTGCCTTGTCGCCACTGCCGTTGCCCAAATACCGCCAGTTGCTTTTCTATCGGGCCGACGCGCGCTTGTACGGCCAGTTGGGAGAGCGCCTCGCCGCCCGGCGCGCAGGCGTGGCCAGAGACCAGAAACTCTGCACAAGGTTTGGGCAAGGCCAGGTCCAGCACATCGTCGTCCTGTATCAGACCGGATACACTTTGCCACATGCGTGCATCGGTGCTCAAGCCATGCGGGGCATCCATGGAGCACCAAGCCTGTACCGACACGCTTAGCGCGTGTTGTCCGCGCCAGCTCCAGGGGCGCGCCAGAATACCCAAGCGCAAGGGTTTTACGATGCGCATGAAATTTGTCCTTTGGGAGAGCACGAGCAGGACTGGCTTGGAGCAAGAGCCCTGCCTGACTGCACCGGACCAGCGTGTGGGTCATCCCCGATCAACTGCAAAACCAGCGCCACCATCAATCAATCCCCATAGGAGTTGGCGGCGGGCTTCAGTTGCAAGGTCACCTGTTCACGGTTCAGAGCGCACAACTGAGCATTGGCCGGATCGCACAGTACGCTGACCCAATTACCCGGCTTGAATCGCTTGTTCAGTTCGGGCTGCACCAGCACATCAACATGGGTTTTCTGGCCATCCACGTCCAGGCCCAGACGCACTAGCGGATAAGCGGATTTGAAGACTTCTGGCAGCAGTTCATCCTGAGAGACGATCACCGCCTGTTGGGGTACGACTTCGGCACGGTGTAGACGCTGATACAAAAGCTCTTCGGGACGAGCACGCCAATAGCGCATGAAGCCCCTATATCCGGCCACAAAACCACCCACCGCGATCAACATGGGCAAGATGACCAGATAAGGCAGCCAATCTCGCCATTCCAGAGCAATACCAATCGAGATCATGATGGCTCCCAGCACAGCGCTGAAAGCCATCCACATAAACTGTCCCAGCATCGTCGCGGACGTCCTTAAAAAAAGATGTGCAAGCCGGACTTGGCCAAACGCAGCGCGGAACTGCCGACGCGCACCGCCTGCTTGCCCAGGTACACGGCACTGGTCTTGATGGCGGCGTAGGCCTTCTCGTCCTTGAAGGCCGAGTGGTCCATCTTCATGACGGCGGCCTGGAAATTGACCAGATAGCCCTGCGCCCGAATACCCCAGGCATCTAGAGAGGAAATCGTGCCGTTCAGGCGAAAGCCTGTCACCTTCTCCGTATGCGGAATCCACCACTGTTCAATACCCGTGACATTCACCTTCCAACTAGGCGTGGTGATGTTCACGCCCGTTGACGCGGTAATGTCCACGGGGCCGGAAATGCTTTTGGTCAGATTGCCGGTCAGGGTGTCGGTGACATTGCCGGTAGTAGTCAGGTCCACATCACCCGTAACGGTTTCTTTGACATCGCCCGTCACGGTGTAATCCACCGCGCCGGTGATCGTGCGGGTGTAATCGCCGGTTTGAGTGGAGTTGCGGGTGCCGGTGATGGCGTCCGTGACATCCCCCGTGACGGTATGGGTGACATCGCCGGTAATGGTTCGGGTCAGGTCACCTGTCAGCGTGTCGGTGACATTGCCCGTCACGGTGCGCGTCACATCGCCGGTGTGGGTGCGGGTCTGCTCACCTTCTATAGTTTCAACCAGATCCCCGATGACCGTGCGTACGACACCGCTATTGAATGTCTCGGTTTCCAGATCCTGCACTGTTGTCGTGCGGGTTGCCATGACACTCAAGGTGTCGTGGCCTGTGACGACAGTGGTTCGGTTGCCGTCTACGGTATGGGTTTCATCGCCCTCGACTTCTGTGTCCAGATTGCGCTCGGCATGCAGCCAGATACGCTCCTGCCCAGCTCTGTCCTCGAACATGAAGGCATTAGCGTTGCTTGGGTCGCCGTCCTTGGAGCGGCTTAAAAAACCGCTTTGCGTGGCATTGTCTGGTAGGTTCCAGGGCGGCATATTACTGGCGTTATACACGCGGCCAACGGCAATGGGCCGGTCCGGGTCGCCCCCCAGAAAGTCCACAATCACTTCGTCGCCTACACGGGGCAACTGAATGCCACCAAAGCCACCTCCTGCCCATGGACTAGAAACGCGCAGCCAGCAGGAGCTGTTTTCATTGGCCTGCCCATAGCGATCCCACAGGAACTGAACCTTGATGCGGCCATATTGATCGGTCCACAGTTGCTCGCCGCTCTTGCCCACCACCTTGGCGGTTTGCGGGCCGTAGGTACGCGGGATAGGTGTGCGCCGCAAAGGGCGATACGGCTGGCTGGACGGGATCACCAGAAAATCAATGAAGTAATGGCTGGCCATGCCGCTCTCGCCGGTATGGCCTACATCCAGAAAGTCGTAGTCAACCTGAGTCACCAGATAATCGCGGTTGTCCTCGGGGCGCGGATGATTGCGCACGGACAGCAAATAACCCGGAGCAACACCACGCGCATTGGTCTGGGCTTGTGCCTGGCTGCGTACCGCCTGCAAGGCTTCCAACCGTAAGCGGGAGTAATGCTCACCGTGTTGAGGCTCGGTATAACCACCGGCCCATTCGTAG encodes:
- the tssC gene encoding type VI secretion system contractile sheath large subunit, whose protein sequence is MTSTQTLTATRDTAQLDELSSLLQQEFRPKTEQAQQAVEFAVTTLAEQALDQSVTLSDDAYQTIQAVIAQIDQKMTEQINHILHHPEFQRLEGAWRGLHHLVSNTETDELLRIRVMPATKKELARNLKRYKGVAWDQSPLFKKVYEQEYGQFGGEPFGCLVGDYHFDHSPPDVEMLGELARIGAAAHSPFIAGAAPSVMQMESWQELANPRDLTKIFSNTEYAAWQSLRESDDARYLGLAMPRFLARLPYGARTNPVDEFDFEEDTDGASHDRYTWANSAYAMAVNINRSFKHFGWCTAIRGVESGGAVENLPCHTFPTDDGGVDIKCPTEIAISDRREAELAKNGFMPLVHRKNSDFAAFIGAQSLQKPQEYYDADATANARLAARLPYLFACCRFAHYLKCIVRDKIGSFRERDDMERWLNGWIMNYVDGDPTNSSQETKARKPLAAAEVSVQEVPDNPGYYAAKFFLRPHYQLEGLTVSLRLVSRLPSLKGEQN
- the tssB gene encoding type VI secretion system contractile sheath small subunit is translated as MSVKSNSGSGQKFLGRNRAPRVQIEYDVELYGAEHRVQLPFVMGVLADLAGHNTESQPELGERKFMEIDVDNFDDRMKSIAPKLNMQVPNSLKGDGVLGVEVSFDSMDSFSPAELARQIEPLARLLEARTQLANLLTYMDGKSGAEELLSRLLQQPELLRALAGRPPQALTMDESQPDQDSESKA
- a CDS encoding Hcp family type VI secretion system effector, encoding MSVDMFMKIEGANGESKDSNHKDWTDIQSFSWGASQPGSMSSGGGGGQGKANFNDLHVVARIDKAAPAVMKHCASGKHLGKVELSVCKAGGEQVEYSKITLEEVLVTSVQLNAERDVESVMVNYSFQAARVKQQYWEQSDRGSKGAETLVAWDIKQNKEA
- a CDS encoding DUF4150 domain-containing protein; its protein translation is MFANCQRGGMDIAFPDICKTPPALLPIPYPNFATGLMGIPNAWNILLQGGPAHNLLTTIPLSNGDNPGVALGLISQTVMSRSRSISCVPNVLWKGIPATRLTSLSMQNTVNTVGMRVVPSQFKVLLLGGGGAGGGAGKGGKGVSGSGPEAARKAAAREAKRAQLKRNRRRGAQREREVEAELKQEGHEVMGTQVSAKTPLTRRVIDILIKDKNTGKIRAVEVKSGGARRSATQKAKDKAMESKGAELIGKNAPKQPLPKNIRIPTEVRH
- a CDS encoding type VI secretion system Vgr family protein, translated to MLTERLVQVHSPLGPEVLLFQALQGREALSQPFELQVDVVCNTPLLDLRSLLGESLTLEIKTPFAVPRFLDGRISAFRLMGKTGRSDRFYTYRATLRPWLWFLSQNMDSRIFQEKTVPEVLQDVLGRYPFAWESRLTQDYPRQTYCVQYQESDFQFVSRLMEREGIYYWFEHRNGAHTLVMADDAGQHAAAPWLSELPFVSPDRVAHPDVEHIHAWHPYEQVTPGRYATADYDYCKPGASLDATRSNPAEHALGDLEVYEWAGGYTEPQHGEHYSRLRLEALQAVRSQAQAQTNARGVAPGYLLSVRNHPRPEDNRDYLVTQVDYDFLDVGHTGESGMASHYFIDFLVIPSSQPYRPLRRTPIPRTYGPQTAKVVGKSGEQLWTDQYGRIKVQFLWDRYGQANENSSCWLRVSSPWAGGGFGGIQLPRVGDEVIVDFLGGDPDRPIAVGRVYNASNMPPWNLPDNATQSGFLSRSKDGDPSNANAFMFEDRAGQERIWLHAERNLDTEVEGDETHTVDGNRTTVVTGHDTLSVMATRTTTVQDLETETFNSGVVRTVIGDLVETIEGEQTRTHTGDVTRTVTGNVTDTLTGDLTRTITGDVTHTVTGDVTDAITGTRNSTQTGDYTRTITGAVDYTVTGDVKETVTGDVDLTTTGNVTDTLTGNLTKSISGPVDITASTGVNITTPSWKVNVTGIEQWWIPHTEKVTGFRLNGTISSLDAWGIRAQGYLVNFQAAVMKMDHSAFKDEKAYAAIKTSAVYLGKQAVRVGSSALRLAKSGLHIFF
- a CDS encoding pentapeptide repeat-containing protein — encoded protein: MDAHALRLRIRQGEPLLGLDFSDLYLPPGDYSGAVFISCRLPRVQALGVNLAGSRFHQCDLSGAVLDATVLDGCAFMECLLAGLSCKHVQASEVMWQDCDLQGAIWQGGAWSDTHWAECVLQAGNFDQALLQRCTWTGCRAGDLSLQSTRLEDVVVTEMDWRGSVLAGSRWGRVTAKACNFQGMNLSGLDFSGSVLMESDFTQADLSHARLCGTNFKSAILNQAVLNKVQANQALFVQAQAQGLQIREANLTQSLWAQAHAPEADFRASFLQQAYFAQAVLEQARFEHSQLRYADFSYADCRRARWDGAHFERTQFHRCLLDKAGQEQAAGCLPNDSALHESESWTARYMNLE
- a CDS encoding DUF2169 family type VI secretion system accessory protein, giving the protein MRIVKPLRLGILARPWSWRGQHALSVSVQAWCSMDAPHGLSTDARMWQSVSGLIQDDDVLDLALPKPCAEFLVSGHACAPGGEALSQLAVQARVGPIEKQLAVFGQRQWRQGRPGEAEPFTRVPLDGSRSWGGPQYPDNPAGMGMEAAIPGEPLCLPQVEPWEGRLYRSGQQGRPAGLGPVSPLRPRRFRLAGRYDPAWQQGDPGMMLDSLDPHFFNAAEPDQWWREQSSWPADSSWELHHLHAQRPQWSGSLPQWEAICWYQDRRLPGLQKLELRHTTVWFFPDLGHMLLLYQGSVPVQDAQAQDVNLLMPALEPLGMPRGRGHYEQVLRLRSEGDQAGLFALRDQDLLPADCCAPLDDFQTRSDDPLSLTMRMRLERWAQDAAHEHPAWQNELFSLAQAGPPKPMDVDRTDWVQEVRQANRQQWDARQQMEEGMEKVRDLQRESPFQDQASTRVTARDTQRMLHELDATTSDQAPVSGLLSKPMEEARRAMQTYAPAPPAASDLRQQRLRRRVELILAGTRNLSGLDLSGLHLQDFDFSGVRCVGTCFNDAVLQQGRFAGADCSGATFVRARLEQIQFDQSQLDDVDFSAAVLQSVQFRQVQAARWQPRESSWQDVLFQQCHLQEQEWLDVDLLRCTFEASHLQGVQYLMRSRLSDLSYLDCQLQQCAWLDCDLRGLSLKGSSLEDTSWLLGLLDGVVDCRDSTWRQSVVSGLAMPGSDWRGARLEESNLRGLDLSQSCFEQAQLIRCDLSGANLQGSQWTQARLSDCILIETDFSQAILNKVDMSNSLAGGANVQGTMLDTVNFFRADLMGLQTDARTRSRNLYLRTARCDPAGGQA
- the tssA gene encoding type VI secretion system protein TssA; amino-acid sequence: MVEGIQEQWQPAWILAPETAHYGDNLEYEADFLALMQALQVQGEQQFGQTIIPAQVPDWTRIVRLVQDLLDRSADIRLLVVLAQARLQTGGLPALVEVCDWLLNALQQGWEHVHPRLHEDDELDPLPRVNALAGLSAIDGLGRLMREAPVVSLGHRQLNLREVGYVLDGSQKDTGLPGRDRLVEELRRAFAAGQNQTVALSRLRQFRQELEALVHRYLDAEWSVRLDGAWDTVEAACAVLDAATSLSIPSAPEPVQASHSTSPVSPQPANQAAPVMGLAGWQNLHVSSREEVVLLLDKLVAYFEQHEPSHPAPLLLRRAQQLVPMGFHELIRDLAPGAWDQIQVFMPRSEVATAAS